From the genome of Marixanthomonas ophiurae, one region includes:
- a CDS encoding MlaE family ABC transporter permease, with protein sequence MKYLRDIGSYFVMITKVFGSFTKRSVLRELIFKEIDDLIISSLGIVSFISFFVGGVVAIQTALNMTNPIIPESLIGFATRQSVILEFAPTFISIIMAGKVGSFITSSIGSMRVTEQIDALEVMGINSLNYLVFPKIIALMFYPFLIAIAMFLGVIGGWLAGVYGGFTSSTAFIEGLQDDFIPFQLFYAFFKTFVFAFILATVPSWQGYYMKGGSLEVGKASTNSFVWTSVLIILANYVITQLLLSS encoded by the coding sequence ATGAAGTACCTACGTGATATTGGTTCCTATTTTGTAATGATAACAAAGGTTTTTGGTAGCTTTACCAAACGATCTGTCTTACGGGAGCTTATTTTTAAGGAAATTGACGACTTGATCATCAGCTCACTCGGTATCGTTTCTTTTATATCCTTTTTTGTGGGAGGTGTGGTCGCCATACAGACTGCTCTTAACATGACAAACCCAATAATTCCTGAATCACTTATTGGATTTGCTACACGACAATCGGTAATATTGGAGTTTGCACCTACCTTTATTTCTATAATTATGGCTGGTAAAGTAGGTTCTTTCATTACATCCAGCATAGGATCTATGCGGGTTACTGAACAAATTGATGCATTAGAAGTAATGGGGATTAATTCATTAAATTATTTAGTATTTCCGAAGATAATCGCCTTAATGTTCTATCCATTTTTAATTGCAATAGCGATGTTTTTGGGCGTTATTGGAGGTTGGCTAGCCGGCGTTTATGGTGGATTTACTTCCTCAACCGCTTTTATTGAAGGTCTGCAGGATGACTTTATTCCATTTCAGTTGTTTTATGCCTTTTTCAAAACGTTCGTATTCGCCTTTATTTTGGCAACCGTACCATCGTGGCAAGGATATTATATGAAAGGTGGATCGCTTGAAGTTGGTAAAGCCAGTACCAACTCTTTTGTTTGGACTAGTGTGCTCATTATACTAGCAAATTACGTAATAACACAACTCCTTTTAAGCTCATGA
- a CDS encoding ABC transporter ATP-binding protein, with protein sequence MIKVEDIHKSFGDEEILKGISTTFEKGKTNLIIGQSGSGKTVMLKCLIGLFKPEEGRIYYEDEAIQDMDDEKQRALREDIGMLFQGGALFDSMTIEQNVMFPLRMFTKQKKSEMLERVNEVLARVDLKNVNKKFPAEISGGMQKRVSIARAIVNRPKFLFCDEPNSGLDPKTATLIDNLIQELTHEYDITTVVVTHDMNSVMEIGQKVVLLKLGKLVWQGTNEEIFKTDNEDVTNFVYSSDLFKKIREVQIKEQ encoded by the coding sequence ATGATAAAAGTAGAAGACATACATAAAAGTTTTGGAGACGAAGAGATATTAAAAGGGATTTCTACTACGTTCGAAAAAGGGAAAACCAATCTTATCATTGGTCAGAGTGGTAGTGGTAAAACGGTAATGCTTAAATGTCTTATTGGGCTTTTTAAGCCAGAAGAAGGTCGCATTTACTATGAAGATGAAGCCATACAGGATATGGACGATGAAAAACAGCGGGCCCTTCGTGAAGATATTGGTATGCTGTTTCAAGGTGGCGCATTGTTCGACTCGATGACTATTGAACAAAACGTGATGTTCCCTTTACGAATGTTTACTAAACAGAAAAAAAGTGAAATGTTGGAGCGCGTTAATGAAGTATTGGCAAGGGTTGATCTTAAAAACGTTAATAAAAAATTTCCTGCTGAAATTTCTGGAGGGATGCAAAAACGGGTTTCCATTGCTCGGGCCATTGTCAACCGACCTAAATTTTTATTCTGTGACGAACCCAATTCAGGTCTCGATCCTAAAACTGCTACCCTAATTGACAACTTGATCCAAGAGTTGACACATGAATACGATATTACAACGGTTGTGGTAACCCACGATATGAATTCGGTTATGGAAATAGGACAAAAAGTAGTCCTTCTTAAATTAGGAAAGTTGGTCTGGCAAGGCACCAATGAGGAGATATTTAAAACCGATAATGAAGATGTAACCAACTTCGTGTATTCTTCAGATTTATTTAAGAAAATAAGGGAAGTTCAAATAAAAGAACAATAA
- a CDS encoding 3-oxoacyl-ACP synthase III family protein, with the protein MSTKITGVGSFIPSGIAPNNQFENHSFYNEDGSLFGHENAVIIEKFEAITGISERRYIKNELTTSDIAFFAAQKAIEDSGIDKEELDYIIVAHNYGDVKHGDHQSDTVPSIGSRVKHLLRIENPKCVAYDVLFGCPGWIEGMIQANAFIKSGIAKKCLVIGAEALSRVVDQHDRDSMIYSDGAGATVVEKTDDDSGIITHSSATYAYDEAHFIFFGESNNQEISDTRRYIKMYGRKIYEFALNNVPEAMKACLEEGNVSIKDLKKVFIHQANEKMDEAIIKRFYKLYGETPPENIMPMSINKLGNSSVATIPTLFDLVKNNKMEGHEINKGDIILFASVGAGMNINAILYKV; encoded by the coding sequence ATGAGTACAAAGATAACAGGTGTAGGAAGCTTTATCCCAAGTGGGATAGCTCCTAATAACCAATTTGAAAACCATAGTTTTTACAATGAAGATGGTTCTCTTTTTGGACACGAAAACGCAGTGATTATTGAAAAATTTGAAGCCATTACCGGTATTTCAGAAAGACGATACATCAAAAATGAACTCACAACCTCAGATATTGCTTTTTTTGCTGCTCAAAAAGCAATTGAAGATTCAGGTATTGATAAAGAAGAGTTAGATTATATAATTGTTGCCCATAATTATGGCGATGTAAAACACGGTGACCACCAGAGCGACACAGTACCTAGTATTGGTTCGCGTGTTAAGCATTTATTGAGAATAGAAAACCCAAAATGTGTTGCCTACGATGTTTTATTTGGCTGTCCAGGGTGGATTGAAGGTATGATACAGGCAAACGCTTTTATTAAAAGTGGTATTGCTAAAAAATGTTTGGTTATTGGTGCTGAAGCACTATCTCGTGTAGTAGATCAGCACGATCGTGATTCCATGATTTACAGTGATGGTGCCGGTGCAACTGTCGTAGAAAAAACAGATGACGATTCTGGTATAATCACGCACAGCAGTGCGACCTACGCTTATGATGAAGCTCATTTTATCTTTTTTGGAGAAAGTAACAACCAAGAAATAAGCGATACTCGTCGATATATTAAAATGTACGGTCGCAAAATTTACGAATTTGCTTTAAACAATGTTCCAGAAGCAATGAAAGCTTGTTTGGAAGAAGGCAATGTTTCTATAAAAGATTTGAAGAAAGTCTTTATTCATCAAGCGAATGAAAAAATGGACGAAGCCATTATAAAACGTTTTTACAAACTATACGGTGAAACCCCTCCCGAAAACATTATGCCCATGAGCATTAACAAACTTGGGAATTCTAGTGTAGCTACCATCCCTACGCTATTCGATCTTGTAAAGAATAATAAAATGGAAGGCCACGAAATAAACAAAGGCGATATTATTTTATTTGCCAGTGTAGGAGCCGGAATGAACATCAACGCAATTCTTTACAAAGTATAA
- a CDS encoding alkaline phosphatase, whose product MKLVSLLLSAIVLFLCTNCVSVQVKDNTLSTTSTNKKPKNVILLIGDGMGLSQVSSALFFQKNTSNFERFPTVGLIKTSSGSDMITDSASGATAFASGVKTYNGAIGMNLDTIPTPTILEEVSQKGLSTGLIATSSIVHATPASFFAHVKKRRQYEDIAAFMPTSDVDFFAGGGQKFFNNRKDGRNLYSELEENDFQVYTENLPTTSSEKKEAILLAEDGMPKKIDGRGDFLPDATQLALKKLTQNKEGFFLMVEGSQIDWGGHSNEADYLIGELLDFDKTIGVALDFAEINKETLIIVTADHETGGFTLASDEGDYNKIKSTFSTSGHSSTMVPVFAKGPGAEHFNGIYENTEIYTKIKQLLLE is encoded by the coding sequence ATGAAACTAGTTTCCCTACTCCTCTCTGCTATCGTTCTTTTTTTATGTACTAACTGTGTTTCGGTACAAGTAAAAGACAATACCCTATCAACAACTTCAACAAACAAAAAACCTAAAAATGTTATTCTATTGATTGGTGATGGAATGGGCTTGAGCCAAGTTTCATCAGCATTGTTTTTTCAAAAAAACACTTCAAATTTTGAACGTTTTCCTACCGTTGGGCTTATTAAAACATCATCAGGTAGTGATATGATTACAGATTCGGCTTCAGGAGCCACGGCTTTTGCGTCTGGCGTGAAAACTTATAATGGTGCCATTGGCATGAATTTAGACACTATTCCTACCCCTACTATACTTGAAGAGGTTTCACAAAAAGGATTGAGTACTGGTTTAATTGCTACTTCTTCCATTGTACATGCCACACCGGCTAGTTTTTTTGCACACGTAAAAAAGAGAAGGCAGTATGAAGATATCGCCGCCTTTATGCCAACTAGTGACGTCGACTTTTTTGCTGGAGGCGGACAGAAGTTTTTTAATAACAGAAAAGATGGTCGTAACTTATATTCTGAATTAGAGGAAAATGACTTTCAGGTATATACCGAAAATTTACCAACAACTTCTTCAGAAAAAAAGGAAGCGATACTTCTTGCTGAAGATGGCATGCCTAAAAAAATTGATGGCCGCGGCGACTTTTTACCAGATGCCACACAATTAGCTTTAAAAAAACTAACACAAAACAAAGAAGGATTCTTTTTAATGGTTGAAGGCTCTCAAATAGATTGGGGCGGACACTCAAACGAAGCTGATTACTTAATAGGCGAATTGTTAGATTTTGACAAAACAATAGGTGTCGCGCTTGATTTTGCAGAGATCAACAAAGAAACGCTGATAATTGTCACTGCAGACCACGAAACAGGCGGATTCACATTAGCATCAGACGAGGGAGATTACAATAAAATTAAATCTACCTTTTCCACTAGCGGACATTCCTCGACTATGGTTCCTGTTTTCGCAAAAGGACCTGGTGCTGAACATTTTAATGGCATTTATGAAAATACTGAAATTTATACAAAAATAAAGCAACTGCTTTTAGAATAA
- a CDS encoding glycosyltransferase family 2 protein: MRFCIIIPAHNEEAYLEQTLQSLVSQTLLPQKIIIVNDHSTDGTQAIIDQFTATYPFISGIETTSTAKHEPGSKVINAFNKGLEVSDTDYEVICKFDADLIFPKDYLEKISILFKNNSNCGVAGGFCYIQKKRKWVLENLTNTDHVRGALKAYRKECYQQIGGLKSTMGWDTVDELLAQYHGWQINTDETLHVKHLKPTGKTYTKAARYKQGEAFYKLRYGLVLTSIASAKLSLKKKSFSYFIDCIRGYQKAKKTTIQPIVSEKEGGFIRRLRWKGIKRKIL; the protein is encoded by the coding sequence ATGAGATTCTGCATCATCATACCGGCACATAATGAAGAAGCTTATTTAGAACAAACACTTCAGTCGTTAGTCTCGCAAACGCTACTTCCTCAAAAAATAATTATTGTAAACGATCATTCTACAGATGGCACGCAAGCAATTATTGATCAATTTACAGCTACTTATCCTTTTATCTCAGGGATTGAAACCACCTCAACAGCAAAACACGAACCAGGAAGCAAAGTAATCAATGCGTTTAATAAAGGACTTGAAGTTTCAGATACTGACTATGAAGTAATCTGTAAATTTGATGCAGACCTTATTTTTCCGAAGGATTATTTAGAGAAAATTTCTATCCTATTTAAAAACAACTCCAACTGCGGAGTAGCGGGTGGTTTCTGCTACATTCAGAAAAAAAGAAAATGGGTTTTAGAGAATTTGACTAATACCGATCACGTAAGGGGTGCATTAAAAGCTTACCGAAAAGAATGCTATCAACAAATTGGCGGATTAAAAAGCACCATGGGTTGGGATACTGTTGACGAGCTTTTGGCTCAGTATCATGGCTGGCAGATTAATACGGATGAAACGTTGCACGTAAAACACCTTAAACCTACCGGAAAAACCTACACTAAAGCAGCTCGCTATAAACAAGGAGAAGCTTTTTACAAGTTGCGATATGGGTTAGTTTTAACATCAATTGCTTCCGCAAAACTTTCCCTTAAAAAAAAGAGCTTCAGTTACTTTATCGATTGTATCCGTGGGTACCAAAAGGCTAAAAAAACCACAATCCAACCTATTGTTTCAGAAAAAGAAGGTGGTTTTATTCGAAGGCTTCGTTGGAAGGGAATTAAAAGGAAAATTTTATAA
- a CDS encoding class I SAM-dependent methyltransferase has protein sequence MYEGKFPKKRYKHTLKFLKEVVKTDESILDLGVTNPFSEILQKEGYSVTNTKGEDLDLKTEAVKTTDYNVVTAFEIFEHLVAPFNVLQDIKAKKLVASVPLKLWFASAYKSKTDKRDRHFHEFEDWQFDWLLEKAGWTIKKRTKFTNPVKKVGFRPILRRFTPRYYMVYAERL, from the coding sequence ATGTACGAAGGGAAATTTCCGAAGAAACGCTACAAGCATACTTTAAAGTTTCTAAAAGAAGTGGTAAAAACCGATGAATCTATTTTAGATTTAGGGGTTACAAATCCTTTTTCTGAAATTTTGCAAAAAGAAGGATACAGCGTTACTAACACCAAAGGTGAAGATCTCGACCTGAAAACGGAAGCCGTTAAAACCACCGATTATAATGTGGTTACCGCTTTTGAAATATTTGAACACCTAGTAGCCCCTTTTAATGTATTGCAGGATATTAAAGCAAAAAAACTAGTAGCTTCTGTTCCCTTAAAATTGTGGTTTGCTTCGGCATATAAAAGTAAAACCGATAAACGTGATCGCCATTTTCATGAATTTGAAGATTGGCAATTTGATTGGCTATTAGAAAAAGCAGGATGGACCATTAAAAAGCGAACAAAATTCACAAATCCAGTTAAAAAAGTAGGGTTCAGACCTATTTTACGTCGTTTTACTCCACGATATTATATGGTTTATGCAGAACGCTTATAA
- a CDS encoding FG-GAP-like repeat-containing protein, translating into MKKTLLSSIFLLATLGMFGQVSFVNQSNLIDSFPDTSECAVDMNGDNLDDYVRISSSGIGIDYQQADGSFQSTMYNMSIQNPPDWSVAAGDLDGNGYNDLVLGNGSRVSFLMANEDGTDYTEDASHGEYIFSQRSTMADIDNDGDLDAFVCHDVDLSHPYRNDGNGNMTLDQSLIETIDLPGNYAAIWVDYDNDGDTDMYLTKCRGGSSPGDPERDNAMYTNNGDGTYTENAESIGMKDNAQSWATVFEDFDNDGDFDAFIVNHDFQNRLMENDGTGNYKDIIETSGIDPTDLGAWENQAADFNNDGFVDIFSEMSKELYINNGDMTFTGMDLSFDEGAIADLNNDGFLDVVNDGQLWINEGASNNNWVKIILKGKESNKNGIGAHIDIYGDWGKQMREVRSGQGFSHMNSLSAHFGIGESETIDKITITWPSGTVDQIENPDINTLHEINEGDFPLSIGETDVDLVTVYPNPTTSTLNFSKNGLENTPVRIMDLTGKTVLSAKISSENNLNVEALNSGVYFVQFTLKEQSLSYKFIKQ; encoded by the coding sequence ATGAAAAAAACACTACTCTCCAGTATCTTTTTACTTGCTACACTTGGCATGTTCGGTCAAGTTTCATTTGTAAATCAATCCAACCTCATCGATTCATTTCCTGACACTTCAGAATGTGCTGTGGATATGAACGGTGATAATCTGGACGATTATGTGCGCATATCAAGCAGCGGCATTGGGATAGATTACCAACAAGCAGATGGCAGCTTTCAATCAACTATGTACAATATGTCTATTCAAAATCCTCCGGATTGGAGTGTAGCTGCAGGCGATTTGGACGGAAATGGTTACAACGATCTTGTTTTAGGTAACGGCTCACGTGTATCGTTTTTAATGGCAAATGAAGATGGGACAGATTACACAGAAGACGCTTCGCACGGGGAATACATTTTTTCACAACGCTCAACTATGGCAGATATTGACAACGATGGCGATTTAGACGCTTTTGTATGCCATGATGTGGACCTTAGCCATCCCTACCGAAATGACGGAAACGGAAATATGACCTTAGATCAATCCTTGATTGAAACCATTGACCTCCCTGGAAACTATGCAGCGATTTGGGTAGATTATGATAATGATGGCGACACCGATATGTACTTAACTAAATGCCGGGGAGGTTCCAGCCCAGGAGATCCGGAGCGTGACAATGCCATGTACACCAACAATGGTGATGGTACTTATACTGAAAATGCTGAAAGTATTGGTATGAAAGACAATGCACAATCATGGGCAACTGTTTTTGAAGACTTTGATAACGATGGTGATTTTGATGCCTTTATAGTAAATCACGATTTTCAAAACCGCCTTATGGAAAATGATGGTACCGGAAATTATAAAGATATTATTGAAACTTCAGGAATCGACCCAACCGATTTAGGTGCTTGGGAAAATCAAGCAGCTGACTTTAACAACGATGGTTTTGTCGATATTTTTTCTGAAATGTCTAAAGAATTATATATCAATAATGGTGATATGACCTTTACCGGAATGGATCTATCTTTTGATGAAGGAGCCATTGCAGATCTTAACAACGACGGATTTTTAGATGTTGTAAATGATGGCCAACTGTGGATCAATGAAGGGGCAAGCAATAACAATTGGGTTAAAATAATTTTAAAAGGTAAAGAAAGCAATAAAAATGGTATAGGTGCTCACATTGATATATATGGCGATTGGGGGAAACAAATGCGCGAAGTGCGTTCGGGTCAAGGTTTTAGTCATATGAACAGCCTTTCAGCCCATTTTGGGATAGGTGAAAGTGAAACTATTGACAAAATAACAATCACTTGGCCTTCTGGGACAGTAGATCAAATTGAAAACCCTGACATCAACACACTTCATGAAATCAATGAAGGCGATTTTCCGCTTTCCATTGGAGAAACTGACGTTGATCTTGTTACGGTATACCCTAACCCAACAACTTCTACTTTAAACTTTTCAAAAAATGGATTGGAAAATACGCCAGTACGCATTATGGATCTTACCGGAAAAACGGTTTTAAGCGCCAAAATATCTTCAGAAAACAACTTGAATGTTGAAGCTTTAAACAGTGGAGTTTATTTTGTTCAGTTTACGTTAAAAGAACAAAGCTTAAGCTATAAGTTCATCAAACAGTAA
- the gcvP gene encoding aminomethyl-transferring glycine dehydrogenase has translation MNTDSFALRHIGPRRSDLPEMLKTIGAESLDQLIFETVPDDIIMKKDLDLDVAMTEQEYLEHITEMAEKNKVFKTYIGLGYYPTNIPPVIQRNILENPGWYTAYTPYQAEIAQGRLEALLNFQTMVSDLTGMKLANASLLDESTAAAEAMSLLFAVRSREQKKSNAVKFFVSEEILPQTLSVIQTRAIPIGVEIVVGNHKEFDFSGGFYGVMLQYPGRTGNVHSFKDFIKQANDSDIKVAVAADILSLVKLESPGHFGADVVVGTTQRFGIPLGYGGPHAAYFATREEFKRYIPGRIIGVTKDLDGNRALRMALQTREQHIKRDRATSNICTAQVLLAVMAGMYAVYNGPDGLQDIADKVHNTTATLANALEEIGLYQMNDTYFDTIAIKTDATKIKYIAEAKNINFYYPDDETVSIAVNETTTLKDLNKIVAVFAEATNKKVIKVTEIIKGNAIPAEAARQTKFLTSDVFNSYHSETELMRYIKKLERKDLSLNHSMIPLGSCTMKLNAAAEMLPLSDPQWGNIHPFVPIEQAEGYQQVLKKLEDQLTEITGFAATSLQPNSGAQGEYAGLMVIRAYHESRGEANRNICLIPSSAHGTNPASAVMAGMKVVVTKAGDNGNIDVDDLREKAEKHKDNLAALMVTYPSTHGVYESAIKEVTSIIHENGGQVYMDGANMNAQVGLTNPGNIGADVCHLNLHKTFSIPHGGGGPGVGPICVAKQLVPFLPTNPIIKTGGDKAITAISAAPFGSSLVCLISYAYIRMLGVNGLKQATQFAILNANYIKERLKGHYETLYSGERNRAAHELIIDCRPFKEHGIEVTDIAKRLIDYGFHSPTVSFPVAGTLMIEPTESESKYELDRFCDAMISIRMEIDSVSKENTNNVLKNAPHTLKMLTDDSWNFPYTRKDAAYPLDYVAENKFWPTVRRVDEAYGDRNLVCTCEPIESYMEEA, from the coding sequence ATGAACACAGATTCTTTTGCCCTTAGACATATTGGTCCCAGAAGAAGCGACCTCCCCGAAATGCTAAAAACCATTGGTGCTGAATCACTTGACCAGCTCATCTTTGAAACCGTTCCGGATGATATTATCATGAAAAAAGACCTCGATCTAGACGTAGCCATGACCGAGCAAGAATATTTGGAGCACATCACTGAGATGGCCGAAAAAAATAAAGTCTTTAAAACCTATATTGGTTTAGGGTATTATCCTACCAACATCCCTCCCGTTATTCAGCGTAACATATTGGAGAATCCAGGCTGGTACACTGCTTATACGCCGTATCAAGCTGAGATTGCACAAGGAAGGCTTGAAGCGTTACTTAACTTCCAGACGATGGTAAGTGACCTTACTGGAATGAAATTGGCAAATGCTTCTTTGTTAGACGAATCTACAGCTGCTGCCGAAGCTATGTCACTTCTATTTGCTGTGCGTAGCCGAGAACAAAAGAAAAGTAATGCGGTAAAATTCTTTGTTTCTGAAGAAATACTTCCACAAACCCTTTCTGTAATTCAAACTCGTGCCATTCCAATTGGCGTTGAAATAGTAGTAGGTAATCACAAAGAGTTTGATTTTTCCGGAGGATTTTATGGTGTTATGTTACAATACCCTGGAAGAACTGGAAACGTCCATAGTTTTAAAGATTTTATAAAACAAGCAAACGATTCAGATATAAAAGTAGCCGTTGCTGCAGATATTTTAAGCTTGGTCAAATTAGAATCTCCAGGACATTTTGGAGCTGACGTAGTGGTAGGCACCACCCAACGTTTCGGAATTCCATTAGGTTACGGAGGACCACACGCAGCCTACTTTGCTACACGTGAAGAATTTAAACGCTACATACCAGGACGTATTATTGGTGTAACAAAAGACCTTGATGGTAACCGCGCTTTACGAATGGCATTACAAACGCGCGAACAGCACATTAAACGGGATCGTGCAACATCTAATATCTGTACAGCACAAGTTTTATTAGCTGTAATGGCTGGAATGTATGCTGTATATAATGGCCCAGATGGCTTGCAGGACATTGCCGATAAAGTTCATAATACCACAGCTACCTTAGCTAATGCATTAGAAGAAATAGGATTATATCAAATGAATGACACCTATTTTGATACAATTGCTATTAAAACCGATGCGACTAAAATTAAATATATAGCCGAAGCCAAGAACATCAACTTCTACTATCCCGATGATGAAACGGTTTCAATTGCTGTAAATGAGACAACTACCTTAAAAGACCTCAACAAAATAGTAGCTGTTTTTGCTGAAGCAACAAATAAAAAAGTAATTAAGGTTACCGAGATTATAAAAGGAAATGCTATTCCTGCCGAAGCGGCTCGTCAAACAAAATTCCTTACCAGCGATGTTTTCAACAGTTACCATAGTGAAACGGAGTTAATGCGTTATATTAAAAAATTGGAACGCAAAGATTTATCATTAAATCATTCTATGATTCCGTTAGGATCTTGTACGATGAAGCTGAACGCTGCTGCTGAAATGCTTCCGTTAAGTGATCCGCAATGGGGAAATATCCATCCCTTTGTTCCTATTGAACAAGCAGAAGGATATCAACAAGTATTAAAAAAGCTAGAAGATCAATTAACCGAAATCACTGGCTTTGCGGCAACCTCATTACAACCTAACTCAGGTGCACAAGGAGAATATGCAGGCCTGATGGTAATCCGAGCTTATCACGAATCCCGTGGAGAAGCAAATCGAAATATCTGTTTAATTCCTTCATCTGCTCACGGCACCAACCCTGCAAGTGCAGTTATGGCTGGCATGAAAGTAGTCGTGACCAAAGCAGGTGACAATGGCAACATAGACGTAGATGACCTTCGTGAAAAAGCTGAAAAACATAAAGACAACTTAGCTGCTTTGATGGTAACATATCCGTCAACACACGGCGTGTACGAATCTGCCATTAAAGAAGTAACCAGTATTATCCATGAAAATGGAGGTCAAGTATATATGGACGGTGCCAATATGAATGCTCAGGTAGGGTTAACCAACCCAGGTAATATTGGAGCTGATGTTTGTCATTTAAATCTGCATAAAACGTTTTCTATTCCTCACGGAGGAGGAGGACCGGGTGTTGGCCCTATTTGTGTTGCAAAACAACTTGTACCATTTTTACCAACTAATCCAATAATTAAAACAGGCGGCGACAAAGCAATTACTGCTATTTCGGCTGCACCTTTTGGCAGTTCGTTGGTTTGTTTAATATCGTATGCGTACATTAGAATGCTTGGTGTGAATGGTTTAAAACAGGCAACTCAATTTGCTATTTTAAATGCCAATTACATCAAAGAAAGACTAAAAGGCCATTATGAAACGCTTTATAGTGGTGAGCGCAACCGCGCAGCGCATGAATTGATCATCGACTGTCGTCCATTTAAGGAGCATGGTATTGAAGTGACCGATATCGCCAAGCGATTGATTGATTACGGTTTCCACTCACCAACGGTTTCATTTCCGGTAGCAGGTACTCTAATGATAGAGCCTACTGAAAGCGAAAGTAAATATGAACTGGACCGTTTTTGTGATGCGATGATATCCATTAGAATGGAAATCGACTCTGTTTCTAAAGAAAACACTAATAACGTCCTCAAAAATGCGCCGCATACCTTAAAAATGCTTACGGATGATAGTTGGAATTTCCCATACACCAGAAAAGATGCAGCCTATCCTTTAGACTATGTTGCCGAAAACAAATTCTGGCCAACAGTAAGAAGGGTTGACGAAGCATATGGCGACCGTAACCTAGTGTGTACTTGTGAGCCAATTGAATCATATATGGAAGAAGCATAA